A genomic region of Alistipes megaguti contains the following coding sequences:
- a CDS encoding BACON domain-containing protein — translation MKRWIFFLAAALLATACGNDDTEVVNDNGDRVEIDCTELNFKAAGESFDVTVQSEGEWRLAGRKTWCHPSVERGQNGDVVTFTADPNSGYDLRSETFTFVCGSRTVDLTVSQQPSSLFDAGSQREFGFGPEGGDVTLVVASNLDYTYRVESETPWLVDHNGDLTRGVSEDWLYFEVPANDTYGPREARIIFEAEGMEPVTIDVSQEQNAGIRLTPDRFEFQDIEAHRIEVKVLANVPYTIDIPETCDWVTLVEQPGTRALESKVLTFDVAAGKSSRNVTVTFRQTDGDLEASLFISQFNPNAQLVEIPDANFRDALFSEGFILDASSTSCELTEVGLAATSIDFIPGCQIADLTGIEAFENLETLYCAMNQITHLDLSKNLALQTVVMSYNPLEEIILGDVNLTTLSLSRSLMTQGYPTIYSSGVRVSSSKLQTVDVSNNSQLTLLDVSDCPALTTVKARNCKYGKMVIRMRRAQEGTVSVDKDYTAKIEYVD, via the coding sequence ATGAAAAGATGGATATTTTTCCTGGCCGCGGCGCTTCTGGCCACCGCCTGCGGCAACGATGACACGGAGGTCGTCAACGACAACGGCGACCGGGTGGAGATCGACTGTACGGAGCTGAATTTCAAGGCGGCGGGCGAATCGTTCGACGTCACGGTTCAGTCGGAGGGCGAGTGGCGGCTCGCCGGCCGCAAAACTTGGTGCCACCCCTCGGTGGAGCGCGGCCAGAACGGCGATGTAGTCACCTTCACGGCCGATCCCAATTCCGGTTACGACCTGCGCAGCGAAACCTTCACGTTCGTCTGCGGCAGCCGCACGGTCGATCTGACCGTCAGCCAGCAGCCGAGCAGTTTGTTCGATGCAGGGTCACAGCGCGAGTTCGGATTCGGACCCGAGGGCGGCGACGTGACGCTGGTCGTAGCGTCGAATCTCGACTATACGTACCGCGTCGAGAGCGAGACTCCTTGGCTGGTGGACCACAATGGCGACCTGACACGCGGCGTATCGGAGGATTGGCTTTACTTCGAGGTACCGGCCAACGACACCTACGGGCCGCGTGAGGCGCGGATCATCTTTGAGGCCGAAGGGATGGAGCCGGTGACGATCGATGTCTCTCAAGAGCAGAATGCCGGGATCCGTCTTACGCCCGACCGCTTCGAGTTCCAGGACATTGAGGCGCATCGGATCGAGGTCAAGGTGCTGGCCAATGTCCCCTATACGATCGACATTCCCGAGACGTGCGACTGGGTGACGCTCGTCGAACAGCCCGGAACACGGGCGCTGGAGTCCAAAGTCCTGACCTTCGATGTGGCGGCCGGCAAGTCGTCGCGCAACGTCACGGTGACCTTCCGGCAGACGGACGGTGACCTGGAGGCTTCGCTCTTCATCAGCCAGTTCAACCCCAATGCGCAGCTCGTCGAGATCCCCGATGCCAACTTCCGCGATGCGCTGTTCAGCGAAGGCTTCATCCTCGATGCCTCGAGCACCTCGTGCGAACTGACCGAGGTCGGCCTGGCCGCCACCTCGATCGACTTCATCCCGGGATGCCAGATCGCCGATCTGACCGGTATCGAGGCGTTCGAGAATCTCGAAACGCTCTATTGCGCCATGAACCAGATCACGCATCTGGATCTGAGCAAAAACCTGGCACTGCAGACCGTCGTGATGTCCTACAACCCGCTCGAGGAGATCATCCTCGGGGATGTGAACCTCACGACGCTGAGCCTGTCGCGCAGCCTGATGACGCAGGGGTATCCGACGATCTACTCCAGCGGCGTGCGGGTGTCGTCGTCGAAACTCCAGACCGTCGACGTGTCGAACAACTCCCAGCTGACGCTGCTCGACGTCTCGGATTGTCCGGCCCTGACCACGGTGAAGGCCCGCAACTGCAAGTACGGCAAGATGGTCATCAGGATGCGTCGTGCGCAGGAAGGGACCGTGTCGGTGGACAAGGACTATACGGCCAAGATCGAATATGTCGATTGA
- a CDS encoding Y-family DNA polymerase, translating to MIARSNEAKALGVGMGQPFYQVRSLIERGQVTVFSANFALYGDLSRRVMATLRSLVPGIEVYSIDEAFFDLRGMAEPLDEFGRSIGRTIRRNVGIPVSIGIAPTKTLAKIASKLAKQYPKLNGCCYMHRPEDIAKVLRKFPLQDVWGIGRRYGKMFDRMGLCTAQQFVDLPQEWVRARMGVVGLRTWSELQGVECITFEQMPPRKQQITISRSFPHEIYALEELDPIVAEFASMCAEKLRGEGSVCGEVQSYLFTNRHREDQPQRYETSLQLLPESTDSTLEIVRQARIALRQVFQPGYGYKKAGVILSQITLASEQQGSLFSPLDREKHARLMDVLDSMNKTHGKGTIVVAAQGTEPFRMNREHLSPRYTTDWNELLVVKV from the coding sequence ATCATTGCTCGTTCGAACGAAGCCAAGGCTCTCGGTGTTGGCATGGGCCAGCCGTTTTATCAGGTTCGGTCGCTGATAGAGCGCGGTCAGGTGACTGTGTTTTCGGCAAACTTTGCTTTGTACGGAGATTTGTCGCGTCGTGTGATGGCAACACTTCGCTCGCTGGTTCCCGGCATCGAGGTTTACTCGATCGACGAGGCCTTTTTCGACCTGCGGGGTATGGCCGAGCCGCTCGACGAGTTCGGCCGTTCGATCGGCCGCACCATCCGCCGCAACGTTGGAATTCCGGTCAGCATCGGCATTGCCCCGACAAAGACCCTCGCCAAGATAGCCTCGAAGTTGGCTAAACAATATCCCAAACTGAACGGCTGCTGTTACATGCATCGACCGGAGGATATAGCCAAGGTTTTGCGGAAATTTCCCTTGCAGGATGTCTGGGGCATAGGCCGTCGCTATGGGAAGATGTTCGATCGCATGGGGCTCTGTACAGCGCAGCAGTTTGTCGATCTACCGCAGGAGTGGGTTCGTGCCCGCATGGGGGTTGTGGGTCTTCGCACCTGGAGCGAATTGCAGGGCGTCGAATGCATCACCTTTGAACAAATGCCGCCGCGCAAGCAGCAGATCACCATCTCGCGCAGTTTTCCTCACGAGATCTATGCGCTTGAGGAACTGGATCCGATCGTCGCGGAGTTTGCGTCGATGTGCGCGGAGAAGTTGCGGGGTGAGGGATCGGTCTGCGGCGAGGTGCAAAGCTACCTCTTCACGAACCGCCACCGTGAGGATCAGCCCCAGCGCTATGAGACGAGCCTTCAATTGTTGCCGGAGTCAACCGACAGTACACTTGAAATTGTGCGACAGGCCCGCATTGCCCTGCGGCAGGTCTTTCAGCCGGGCTATGGATACAAGAAGGCGGGCGTGATCCTTTCGCAGATTACCCTGGCCTCCGAACAGCAGGGTTCGCTGTTTTCGCCGCTGGATCGGGAAAAGCACGCCCGGCTGATGGATGTTCTCGATTCGATGAACAAAACCCACGGGAAAGGTACGATTGTCGTGGCAGCCCAGGGGACCGAGCCCTTCCGCATGAACCGCGAGCACCTCTCGCCGCGCTACACAACGGACTGGAACGAACTGCTGGTGGTCAAGGTCTGA
- a CDS encoding SusD/RagB family nutrient-binding outer membrane lipoprotein: MKQRLYGWSLAGCCAAMLLGACTANYQDDNTNPYEATADDMAKDDYMLRSTLVAMQGCVIPTDANHYQYVECLMGGSYSGYLADSGAWTGKFSTFDPQQFWVQYTFNNTIPNVFINLGNLQSRTDNEVLLAVADILKVAAMHRIADIYGPIPYSQIGADGKTEAPYDSLRDVYLRFFEELNHAIEVLTAHKDETFSAYADKVYSGKIIQWIKLANSLRLRLAMRLSSVEPETAKTQAVAAITHSVGTMSSNDDNAWMSVTKHPLRVVAYEYNKGDSRVGADITAFMNGYNDPRREQYFTLSTFTDEENDYIGVRTGLPTYSEAKNFSNVNIEEGSFLYTHLLWMNAAEVAFLKAEAALRGWYGTPSDARTWYETGVRLSFEQWGSAGADNYLKGTTAPQAYIDPKTPANNGTPGTSICVQWDDEAALQENLERIITQKWIACFPLGQEGWAEFRRTGYPRLMGAVYSYGSEITDKQAGARRMRYPESEYQENRQYLMQAISEYLKGPDNLATRLWWDTTNKQ, encoded by the coding sequence ATGAAACAACGATTATACGGTTGGTCCCTGGCGGGTTGCTGTGCGGCGATGCTGCTCGGCGCCTGCACGGCCAACTATCAGGACGACAATACCAATCCCTATGAGGCCACGGCCGACGACATGGCCAAGGACGACTACATGCTCCGTTCGACGCTGGTAGCCATGCAGGGATGCGTGATCCCCACCGACGCCAACCACTATCAGTATGTGGAGTGTCTGATGGGCGGATCCTACAGCGGCTATCTGGCCGACTCGGGAGCCTGGACGGGCAAGTTCTCGACCTTCGACCCGCAGCAGTTCTGGGTGCAGTACACCTTCAACAACACCATTCCCAACGTCTTCATCAATCTGGGCAATCTCCAGTCGAGAACCGACAACGAGGTGCTGCTGGCCGTGGCTGACATCCTGAAGGTCGCCGCCATGCACCGCATTGCCGATATCTACGGCCCGATTCCCTATTCGCAGATCGGTGCCGACGGCAAGACCGAGGCCCCCTACGATTCGCTGCGCGACGTCTACCTGCGCTTCTTCGAGGAGCTGAACCATGCCATCGAGGTCCTCACCGCGCATAAGGACGAAACCTTCAGCGCCTATGCCGACAAGGTCTATTCGGGAAAAATCATCCAGTGGATCAAGCTGGCCAACTCGCTGCGCTTGCGGCTGGCCATGCGTCTCTCCTCGGTGGAGCCCGAGACCGCAAAGACCCAGGCCGTGGCTGCCATCACCCATTCGGTCGGAACGATGAGCTCGAACGACGACAATGCCTGGATGTCGGTCACCAAACACCCGCTGCGCGTGGTGGCCTACGAGTACAACAAGGGTGACTCGCGTGTCGGGGCCGACATCACGGCCTTTATGAACGGCTACAACGATCCGCGCCGCGAGCAGTATTTCACCCTTTCGACCTTCACCGACGAGGAGAACGACTACATCGGGGTGCGCACCGGCCTGCCGACCTACTCCGAGGCCAAGAACTTCTCGAACGTCAATATCGAGGAGGGCTCGTTCCTCTATACGCACCTGCTGTGGATGAATGCCGCCGAGGTGGCCTTCCTCAAGGCCGAGGCGGCGCTGCGCGGCTGGTATGGCACGCCGTCCGACGCCCGGACGTGGTATGAGACGGGTGTCCGGCTTTCGTTCGAGCAGTGGGGCAGTGCCGGTGCCGACAACTATCTGAAAGGGACCACGGCTCCCCAGGCCTACATCGATCCGAAGACTCCGGCCAACAACGGTACTCCCGGCACGTCGATCTGTGTGCAGTGGGACGATGAGGCCGCCCTGCAGGAGAATCTCGAACGCATCATCACCCAGAAGTGGATCGCCTGCTTCCCGCTGGGGCAGGAAGGCTGGGCCGAATTCCGCCGTACGGGCTATCCCCGTCTGATGGGGGCCGTCTACAGCTATGGCAGCGAGATTACCGACAAACAGGCCGGAGCCCGACGGATGCGCTACCCCGAGAGCGAATATCAGGAGAACCGCCAGTATCTGATGCAGGCCATTTCGGAGTACCTGAAAGGTCCCGACAACCTGGCCACGAGACTCTGGTGGGATACGACCAACAAGCAATAA
- a CDS encoding BT_3987 domain-containing protein, protein MIFRIDKNAIVSAAARFMLLLAVAMVACSEEIQLPGGDTAGWNETDRSFGYLRRSDASQSVSSVEVYDGKAVVEFQFGLTGNPRKAVDASLELDPSLLESYNEEQGTDYELFPAELLSIEDDGQLVVAPGKRPHPMAVTLRTDERVDPAVEYAVPLRASVSTDGVAMDEGADWHLLVVRNGGARPDGAKESGIRTIVYVEVNDCSPLNAAQYTLKNSGKPIVDIVNIFAANINYDAVSKRAYIHMNENVTHVLENRETYIAPLQRLGIKVCLSILGNHTDVGPANLSAAQAADFAAQLRSVVDAYGLDGIDFDDEYASYYEDSNWTAPEGLEEPSAANYARLCYEVKRAMPDKLLTVYHVGRYLNFSERIGGMTPGDFVDYAYYSMYGNTLLDGWENFLGMEKSQWGPFPYDISITSGASNQIPSELRMRQLRNDGYGVNLLYNMRPYDYTEMFGMMATELYDDEILFTGELFSKDW, encoded by the coding sequence ATGATCTTCAGAATAGATAAGAATGCAATCGTCTCGGCAGCAGCGCGGTTCATGCTGCTGCTGGCCGTGGCGATGGTGGCCTGCTCGGAGGAGATTCAGCTCCCGGGCGGCGATACGGCGGGATGGAACGAAACGGATCGCAGTTTCGGCTATCTGCGGCGTTCGGATGCTTCGCAGAGCGTCTCGTCGGTAGAGGTCTACGACGGAAAGGCCGTCGTGGAATTCCAGTTCGGTCTGACGGGCAATCCCCGCAAGGCCGTGGATGCGAGCCTCGAGCTCGACCCCTCTCTGCTCGAAAGCTACAACGAGGAGCAGGGGACCGATTACGAACTTTTCCCCGCAGAGCTGCTCTCGATCGAGGACGACGGACAGTTGGTTGTCGCTCCCGGCAAACGGCCCCATCCGATGGCGGTGACGCTTCGTACGGACGAGCGGGTGGATCCCGCCGTGGAGTATGCCGTGCCGCTGCGTGCGAGTGTCTCAACCGACGGGGTGGCCATGGATGAAGGCGCCGACTGGCATCTGCTTGTCGTGCGCAACGGCGGCGCCCGTCCCGATGGCGCCAAGGAGAGCGGCATACGGACGATTGTCTATGTCGAGGTCAACGACTGCTCGCCGCTCAATGCTGCCCAGTATACGCTGAAAAACAGCGGCAAGCCCATCGTCGATATCGTCAACATCTTCGCGGCGAACATCAACTACGATGCCGTCTCGAAGCGGGCCTACATCCATATGAACGAGAATGTGACCCATGTTCTCGAAAATCGGGAGACCTACATCGCTCCGCTGCAGCGTTTGGGCATCAAGGTCTGCCTCTCGATTCTGGGCAACCACACCGATGTGGGACCGGCAAACCTTTCGGCCGCGCAGGCGGCCGACTTTGCGGCCCAGCTGCGCAGCGTGGTTGACGCCTATGGGCTCGACGGCATTGACTTCGACGACGAGTATGCCAGCTACTACGAGGATTCGAACTGGACTGCTCCCGAGGGTCTTGAGGAGCCGTCGGCCGCCAATTACGCGCGTCTGTGCTACGAGGTCAAGCGCGCCATGCCCGATAAACTGCTGACCGTATACCATGTCGGCCGTTACTTGAACTTCAGCGAGCGGATCGGCGGCATGACTCCCGGCGATTTTGTCGACTACGCCTACTATTCGATGTACGGCAATACGCTGTTGGACGGCTGGGAGAATTTCCTGGGCATGGAGAAGTCGCAGTGGGGCCCCTTCCCGTACGACATCTCGATCACGAGCGGCGCCTCGAACCAGATCCCGAGCGAACTGCGCATGCGTCAGCTCCGCAACGACGGCTATGGCGTCAATCTGCTCTACAACATGCGCCCCTACGACTATACGGAGATGTTCGGCATGATGGCGACGGAGCTCTACGACGACGAGATCCTCTTCACCGGCGAACTCTTCTCCAAGGACTGGTAG
- the ltrA gene encoding group II intron reverse transcriptase/maturase encodes MNTDTHPMYEWKTLPWSKIERCVFKLQKRIYKASQRDDIYQVHKLQKLLIKSRYAKLLAIRKVTQDNHGAKTAGVDGVKYLTGKQRMRLSEELGLHHRAKPLRRVWIPKPNSTEKRPLGIPVMRDRVLQALLKLALEPEWEARFEPNSYGFRPGRSAQDAIAAIFNCINQRAKWVLDADIEKCFDRINHQKLLDKVNTIPLFRQMIKGWLKAGILESDVFSETEAGTPQGGVISPLLANIALHGMEEYLGRIFKIRRIGNGKFSQKITFIRYADDFVVIHQDREVLEQCRKLLDEWLAEIGLAMKPSKTRLVHTLHPIDDSKPGFDFLGVTVRQFPVGRTHTGTDQRGNPLGYKTIIKPSKKSQTRHYQRMKEIIYRQRASPQESLIHELNSVIRGWSLYYAGQVSKDVYSRMDFLLFKSLYRWATRRHGGKHKKRIVRKYWRLEKGRWRFETRKEVKLQYHSSTPVVRHVKVKGNRSPFDGDWIYWGKRLGKYGGLTSRRSALLKRQNFRCAYCGLSFTAMDLIEEDHLLPKIVGGKNDLRNCQLLHRHCHDQKTTIDGSYEARGSGIQRGAV; translated from the coding sequence ATGAACACGGATACACATCCGATGTATGAATGGAAAACATTGCCTTGGAGTAAAATCGAAAGGTGTGTTTTCAAACTGCAAAAGAGGATTTACAAGGCATCCCAACGCGATGACATCTATCAGGTGCACAAACTTCAAAAGCTTCTTATCAAATCCCGTTATGCCAAGCTATTGGCAATACGGAAAGTAACTCAGGATAACCACGGTGCGAAAACCGCCGGAGTGGATGGTGTAAAATATCTGACCGGCAAACAGCGCATGAGGCTATCCGAAGAACTCGGTCTGCATCATCGCGCCAAACCGCTACGCAGGGTATGGATACCCAAACCGAACTCGACCGAAAAGCGTCCTCTCGGCATTCCGGTTATGCGAGACAGAGTGCTTCAGGCGCTTCTGAAACTCGCTCTGGAACCAGAATGGGAAGCGAGATTCGAGCCAAACAGCTATGGTTTCCGCCCCGGGCGGTCGGCACAAGATGCGATCGCAGCCATATTCAACTGCATAAATCAACGTGCGAAATGGGTCCTCGATGCTGATATTGAAAAGTGTTTCGACAGGATAAACCACCAAAAATTATTGGATAAGGTCAATACAATACCTTTATTCCGTCAAATGATTAAAGGGTGGCTGAAAGCCGGGATACTTGAATCCGATGTATTTTCCGAAACCGAAGCCGGGACACCGCAAGGTGGGGTTATTTCTCCTTTACTTGCAAATATTGCCCTGCACGGAATGGAAGAATATCTCGGACGAATATTCAAGATTAGGAGGATCGGAAATGGCAAATTCAGTCAGAAGATCACGTTTATCCGTTATGCCGATGATTTTGTGGTGATACACCAAGACCGAGAGGTACTTGAACAATGCCGTAAATTGTTGGATGAGTGGTTGGCAGAAATCGGACTGGCGATGAAACCGTCCAAAACACGATTAGTACACACCTTGCATCCAATAGACGACAGTAAGCCTGGCTTTGATTTTCTCGGAGTGACCGTAAGGCAGTTCCCTGTCGGACGTACTCATACCGGAACGGATCAGCGTGGCAATCCTCTGGGGTATAAGACGATCATCAAACCCTCGAAGAAATCCCAAACGCGACACTATCAGCGTATGAAGGAGATTATTTACCGGCAACGGGCATCTCCACAGGAATCACTTATACACGAATTGAATTCCGTAATACGCGGATGGTCGCTATATTATGCAGGACAGGTATCGAAAGACGTCTATTCCCGCATGGATTTTCTGTTATTCAAAAGTTTATACCGCTGGGCTACCCGCCGCCATGGAGGTAAACACAAGAAACGGATTGTCCGTAAATATTGGAGACTCGAAAAGGGACGATGGCGATTTGAAACTCGAAAAGAGGTTAAATTACAGTACCATAGTTCGACACCCGTTGTCCGTCATGTGAAAGTAAAAGGGAACCGTTCTCCGTTTGACGGAGATTGGATTTACTGGGGCAAACGACTCGGTAAATATGGCGGCCTCACGTCACGAAGGTCGGCGCTACTTAAACGGCAAAACTTCAGATGTGCGTATTGTGGGTTGTCGTTTACGGCAATGGATTTGATAGAAGAAGATCATTTGTTACCTAAAATAGTGGGAGGAAAGAATGATTTGCGTAACTGTCAGTTGCTTCATCGCCATTGCCACGATCAGAAAACAACGATCGATGGCAGTTATGAAGCTCGCGGTAGCGGAATACAACGAGGAGCCGTGTGA
- a CDS encoding LamG-like jellyroll fold domain-containing protein: MKSSYATVCGTVVLTAAVLASGCKREDPDRTPFDNRVFMTDVTPVRLLVERETSELEGLLAARTAKPVDEPVALTYCADESLVSLYNDANAAAALPLPAENFRMDDPTAEIPAGGVSASECTVNFVGLDALDFSEDQTYVLPVRLTEASGVDILTSRSVNFFVIREAALINVVGDIEGSYLDVEWKDPSPVSSMTQMTAEALVRFRNFDREITTLMGVEGKFLIRVGDSSFPSDQIQVTNGSYAKFPTVGNAANALPVNEWVHIAVTYDSGRLCIYVNGKLQSSGTCGYGAVNWGTYAAIDQEQSTRGFHIGYSYERKRELAGEIAEVRIWNRVLTADEIAAPDHFYTVDPASENLVAYWKFNDGAGNVVRDWSPYGNDATAPEGMKWTQVELPEK, from the coding sequence ATGAAATCATCCTATGCAACTGTTTGTGGCACGGTCGTGCTGACGGCCGCCGTGCTGGCGTCGGGGTGCAAGCGCGAGGATCCCGATCGTACGCCATTCGACAACCGCGTCTTCATGACCGACGTGACGCCCGTCCGGCTGCTCGTCGAGCGAGAGACCTCCGAACTGGAGGGGCTTCTGGCTGCCCGCACGGCCAAGCCCGTCGACGAGCCCGTGGCGCTCACCTACTGCGCGGACGAGAGCCTCGTATCTCTCTATAACGATGCAAATGCCGCCGCGGCCCTGCCGCTGCCGGCCGAGAACTTCCGGATGGACGATCCTACGGCCGAGATTCCCGCCGGTGGAGTCTCCGCCTCGGAGTGTACGGTGAACTTCGTCGGCCTTGACGCCCTGGATTTCTCCGAGGATCAGACCTATGTGCTTCCCGTCCGGCTGACCGAAGCCTCGGGCGTCGACATCCTCACGTCGCGCAGCGTGAACTTCTTCGTGATCCGCGAAGCGGCCCTCATCAATGTCGTCGGCGATATCGAGGGCAGCTATCTCGATGTCGAATGGAAGGATCCGTCGCCCGTCTCGTCCATGACGCAGATGACGGCCGAGGCGCTGGTCCGCTTCCGCAACTTCGACCGCGAGATCACCACCCTGATGGGTGTCGAGGGCAAGTTCCTGATCCGCGTCGGTGACAGTTCGTTCCCTTCGGACCAGATTCAGGTGACCAACGGCTCCTATGCCAAATTCCCCACCGTGGGTAATGCCGCCAATGCCCTGCCGGTCAACGAGTGGGTACACATCGCCGTGACCTACGACAGCGGCAGGCTCTGCATCTATGTCAACGGAAAACTCCAGTCCTCGGGCACGTGCGGATACGGCGCCGTCAACTGGGGTACCTATGCCGCCATCGATCAGGAGCAGTCCACGCGCGGTTTCCACATCGGATACTCCTATGAGCGGAAACGCGAACTGGCCGGTGAGATTGCCGAGGTGCGCATCTGGAACCGCGTGCTCACGGCCGACGAGATCGCGGCGCCCGACCACTTCTATACGGTCGATCCCGCCTCGGAGAATCTGGTGGCCTACTGGAAATTCAACGACGGAGCCGGCAATGTCGTCCGCGACTGGTCGCCCTACGGCAACGATGCCACGGCTCCCGAAGGAATGAAGTGGACGCAGGTCGAACTGCCCGAAAAATAG
- a CDS encoding LexA family transcriptional regulator, with the protein MDNKIEKLTFHAPDLSTRQEIPVAGGEVKAGFPSPADDFLDAPLDLNREFVHNPASTFFVRVSGDSMAGDGIGDGDLLIVDRSVAPYDGCIAVCYVDGEFTVKRVRLEKGCAWLMPSNPKCQPIRVDAANDFQIWGVVRHVIKTFK; encoded by the coding sequence ATGGACAACAAGATCGAAAAACTCACTTTTCATGCGCCGGATCTCTCCACCCGGCAGGAGATCCCCGTGGCGGGCGGCGAGGTGAAGGCCGGCTTTCCTTCGCCAGCCGACGACTTTCTCGATGCTCCGCTGGATTTGAATCGGGAGTTTGTCCACAACCCCGCCTCGACCTTCTTCGTGCGCGTCTCGGGCGACAGCATGGCCGGGGACGGCATCGGCGATGGCGACCTGCTCATCGTCGATCGCTCGGTGGCCCCTTATGACGGCTGTATCGCCGTCTGCTACGTCGACGGGGAGTTTACGGTCAAGCGCGTGCGGCTCGAGAAGGGTTGCGCCTGGCTCATGCCCTCAAACCCGAAATGCCAACCGATTCGCGTGGATGCCGCCAACGACTTCCAGATCTGGGGCGTCGTCCGCCACGTCATCAAAACCTTCAAATAG
- a CDS encoding glycoside hydrolase family 18: protein MNLKHIISQTLLLAVTVALSACDDWTEIRPLDTGSQRPDAATEAMYEAAVREFRASDHQLVLGRFDNSVKVPSLRPQHIDVLPDSIDMVILARPDSLCERELDEMREMREAYATKYLCEVTYSYVEALWNDSQAAEEPEENAGEEPDGETPVADGENGGGESGPTADEPQTDGFPAFCAEYVDYALGLCDKWGYDGVVVWFDGPSLDFVGEAERARLEARREAFLGPVARWREGHAAKLLLLGGSLDLLDDRTLTDGCDYLLADGRGASAMGSAAETFFRLENAGFTADRILLAVSAPDALGAGGEFGLQSALTATAEWLLEPSRTGRKGGMLIDNIQNDYFDTGLIFRNTRKAIDILNPSPNN, encoded by the coding sequence ATGAATCTGAAACACATCATATCTCAAACGCTGTTGCTCGCGGTGACGGTCGCCCTCTCCGCGTGTGATGACTGGACGGAGATCCGTCCGCTCGATACCGGATCGCAGCGCCCCGATGCGGCCACCGAGGCCATGTACGAGGCGGCCGTGCGCGAATTCCGCGCCTCGGATCACCAACTGGTGCTCGGCCGTTTTGACAACTCGGTGAAGGTGCCTTCGCTGCGTCCGCAGCATATTGACGTGCTGCCCGACAGCATCGACATGGTCATCCTTGCCCGTCCCGACTCGTTGTGCGAACGGGAGCTGGATGAAATGCGCGAAATGCGCGAGGCCTATGCCACGAAGTATCTCTGCGAGGTGACCTACTCTTACGTCGAGGCCCTCTGGAACGACTCTCAGGCGGCCGAAGAGCCCGAAGAGAATGCCGGTGAGGAGCCCGACGGCGAAACCCCCGTAGCCGATGGGGAGAACGGAGGCGGAGAAAGCGGGCCGACCGCCGATGAGCCGCAGACGGACGGATTCCCGGCCTTCTGTGCGGAGTATGTCGACTATGCGCTCGGTCTGTGCGACAAGTGGGGGTACGACGGCGTGGTGGTCTGGTTCGACGGTCCGTCGCTCGACTTCGTGGGCGAGGCTGAACGAGCCCGTCTCGAGGCGCGCCGCGAGGCCTTCCTGGGTCCGGTGGCCCGGTGGCGCGAAGGTCATGCCGCAAAACTGCTGCTGCTGGGCGGCAGCCTTGATCTGCTCGACGACCGCACGCTGACCGACGGCTGCGACTATCTGCTGGCCGACGGCCGCGGTGCCTCTGCCATGGGATCGGCCGCCGAGACCTTCTTCCGGCTGGAGAACGCCGGATTTACGGCCGACCGCATCCTGTTGGCCGTGTCGGCTCCCGATGCACTGGGCGCCGGCGGAGAGTTCGGCTTGCAGAGCGCCCTGACGGCTACGGCCGAATGGCTGCTCGAACCCTCCCGCACGGGACGCAAGGGCGGCATGCTGATCGACAACATCCAGAACGACTATTTCGATACGGGACTCATCTTCCGCAATACGCGAAAGGCGATCGACATCCTGAATCCTTCACCCAATAACTGA